One stretch of Candidatus Sulfotelmatobacter sp. DNA includes these proteins:
- the groL gene encoding chaperonin GroEL (60 kDa chaperone family; promotes refolding of misfolded polypeptides especially under stressful conditions; forms two stacked rings of heptamers to form a barrel-shaped 14mer; ends can be capped by GroES; misfolded proteins enter the barrel where they are refolded when GroES binds), with the protein MAAKQLVFDENARRALERGANILADAVKVTLGPKGRNVVLDKKFGSPTITNDGVTIAKEIELPDTFENMGAQLVKEVASKTNDIAGDGTTTATVLAQAIIREGLRNVTAGSNPLLIKRGIEKAVDAAVADMEKLVQKVDSTEKIAQVASISANDKTIGELIAQAMQEVGKDGVITVEESRSMKTEVETKDGMLFDKGYISPYMVTDSERMEATLNDPFILVTERKISAIADILPLLEKIVQVQKPLLIIAEDVEGEALATLVVNKLRGTFTTVGVKAPGFGDRRKEMLKDIATLTGATVISEELGLKLDKVTPELLGSAKTVKVTKDETTIVDGHGKPEAIKGRIEMIKRQIDETDSDFDREKLQERLAKLSGGVAVIQVGAATETELKEKKHRIEDALSATRAAVQEGMIPGGGSSLVHAIKAVEKTATDAANPDEKIGVNIIVRALEEPLRQIAENAGFEGSVEVNRVKNAARGQGFDAMSGDLVDMVKAGIVEPFKVTRSALQNAASIGALVLTTETLIADKPEPKKEAAGAPGGGMGGYDMM; encoded by the coding sequence ATGGCAGCGAAACAACTGGTTTTCGACGAGAACGCTCGTCGCGCGCTCGAGCGCGGTGCGAACATCCTGGCCGACGCGGTGAAGGTCACCCTCGGACCCAAGGGCCGCAACGTCGTGCTCGACAAGAAATTCGGCAGCCCCACGATCACCAACGACGGCGTGACCATCGCCAAGGAGATCGAGCTTCCCGACACGTTCGAGAACATGGGCGCCCAGCTCGTCAAGGAAGTCGCTTCCAAGACGAACGACATCGCCGGTGACGGCACCACGACCGCGACCGTTCTGGCGCAGGCCATCATTCGTGAAGGCCTCCGGAACGTGACCGCCGGTTCGAACCCGCTCCTCATCAAGCGCGGCATCGAGAAGGCCGTCGACGCGGCCGTCGCCGACATGGAGAAGCTGGTCCAGAAGGTCGACTCGACCGAGAAGATCGCGCAGGTCGCGTCGATCTCCGCCAACGACAAGACCATCGGCGAGCTGATCGCGCAAGCGATGCAGGAAGTCGGCAAGGACGGCGTCATCACCGTCGAGGAATCGCGGTCGATGAAGACCGAAGTCGAGACCAAGGACGGCATGCTCTTCGACAAGGGCTACATCTCGCCGTACATGGTCACCGACTCCGAGCGGATGGAAGCGACCCTCAACGACCCGTTCATCCTGGTGACGGAGCGCAAGATCTCGGCGATCGCCGACATCCTGCCGCTGCTCGAGAAGATCGTGCAGGTCCAGAAGCCGCTGCTCATCATCGCGGAAGACGTCGAAGGTGAAGCGCTGGCGACGCTGGTCGTCAACAAGCTGCGCGGCACGTTCACGACGGTCGGCGTCAAGGCGCCGGGCTTCGGCGACCGCCGCAAGGAGATGCTCAAGGACATCGCCACGCTGACCGGCGCGACGGTGATCTCGGAAGAGCTCGGCCTCAAGCTCGACAAGGTCACGCCGGAGCTGCTCGGCTCCGCCAAGACCGTCAAGGTCACCAAGGACGAGACGACGATCGTCGACGGCCACGGCAAGCCCGAGGCCATCAAGGGCCGCATCGAGATGATCAAGCGGCAGATCGACGAGACCGACTCCGACTTCGATCGCGAGAAGCTCCAGGAGCGTCTGGCCAAGCTGAGCGGCGGCGTCGCCGTCATTCAGGTCGGCGCGGCCACCGAGACCGAGCTCAAGGAGAAGAAGCACCGCATCGAGGACGCGCTCAGCGCGACCCGCGCGGCCGTGCAGGAAGGCATGATCCCCGGCGGCGGCAGCTCGCTGGTGCACGCGATCAAGGCCGTCGAGAAGACCGCGACCGACGCGGCCAACCCCGACGAGAAGATCGGCGTGAACATCATCGTGCGCGCGCTCGAGGAGCCGCTCCGCCAGATCGCGGAGAACGCCGGCTTCGAGGGCAGCGTCGAGGTGAACCGGGTCAAGAACGCCGCGCGCGGTCAGGGCTTCGACGCGATGTCGGGCGACCTGGTCGACATGGTCAAGGCCGGTATCGTCGAGCCGTTCAAGGTGACGCGTTCGGCGCTGCAAAACGCCGCGTCGATCGGCGCGCTCGTTCTCACGACCGAGACGCTGATCGCCGACAAGCCCGAGCCGAAGAAGGAAGCCGCCGGCGCTCCCGGCGGCGGCATGGGCGGCTACGACATGATGTAG